In Sorghum bicolor cultivar BTx623 chromosome 8, Sorghum_bicolor_NCBIv3, whole genome shotgun sequence, one genomic interval encodes:
- the LOC8155680 gene encoding serine/arginine-rich SC35-like splicing factor SCL30 isoform X1, translating into MRRYSPPYRSPPRRAYGGRGRSPPPPRRGYGGRNKEGSGSLLVRNIPLSVRAEELRVPFERFGPVRDVYIPKDYYSGEPRGFAFVEFVDPYDASEAQYHMNRQVFFGREIAVVLAAESRKRPEEMRSRARVRGYSGHEGRRSSYYGRSRSRSRSPRYRGRPRSSRSYSPAPRRRDDYSASPRRKEAHRTSPPRRPPKEHDEDKKRRSYSPASRDDADNGYEKRSPPADSNGSPPHRRSPKEEYSGSPPGSRSRSADESPVRSD; encoded by the exons ATGAGGAGGTACAGCCCCCCTTATCGTAGTCCCCCCAGGAGGGCATATGGTGGCAGAGGAAGAAGCCCCCCTCCTCCTAGGAGGGGGTATGGAGGACGCAACAAAGAGGGTAGTGGAAGCCTTTTGGTCCGCAATATCCCATTAAGCGTCAG AGCGGAGGAGCTTCGAGTTCCTTTTGAAAGGTTTGGCCCTGTCCGCGATGTTTACATTCCAAAGGACTATTACTCTGG GGAGCCTCGAGGATTTGCCTTTGTGGAGTTTGTTGACCCTTATGATGCCTCTGAAGCCCAGTATCACATGAATCGCCAAGTTTTCTTTGGCCGGGAGATAGCTGTTGTTCTTGCTGCTGAGTCGCGAAAGAGGCCAGAGGAAATGCGCAGCAGAGCTAGAGTCAG AGGTTACTCTGGTCATGAAGGTCGCCGATCTTCATATTATG GGCGGTCTCGGTCCCGTTCCCGCTCTCCTCGCTATAGGGGCCGTCCTCGGTCAAG CAGATCATACTCTCCTGCTCCAAGGCGGCGAGATGACTACTCAGCTTCTCCAAGGAGAAAGGAAGCGCATCGCACATCTCCTCCCAGGCGCCCGCCAAAGGAGCATGACGAAGATAAGAAGCGGAGGTCCTACTCTCCTGCCAGTAGAGATGATGCTGACAATGGTTATGAGAA GAGGTCGCCCCCAGCAGACAGTAATGGGTCCCCTCCGCACCGCAGGTCCCCCAAGGAGGAGTACTCAGGCTCACCTCCCGGATCCCGCTCCAGGTCCGCCGACGAATCTCCTGTTCGCAGTGACTGA
- the LOC8155680 gene encoding serine/arginine-rich SC35-like splicing factor SCL30 isoform X2 encodes MRRYSPPYRSPPRRAYGGRGRSPPPPRRGYGGRNKEGSGSLLVRNIPLSVRAEELRVPFERFGPVRDVYIPKDYYSGEPRGFAFVEFVDPYDASEAQYHMNRQVFFGREIAVVLAAESRKRPEEMRSRARVRGYSGHEGRRSSYYGRSRSRSRSPRYRGRPRSRSYSPAPRRRDDYSASPRRKEAHRTSPPRRPPKEHDEDKKRRSYSPASRDDADNGYEKRSPPADSNGSPPHRRSPKEEYSGSPPGSRSRSADESPVRSD; translated from the exons ATGAGGAGGTACAGCCCCCCTTATCGTAGTCCCCCCAGGAGGGCATATGGTGGCAGAGGAAGAAGCCCCCCTCCTCCTAGGAGGGGGTATGGAGGACGCAACAAAGAGGGTAGTGGAAGCCTTTTGGTCCGCAATATCCCATTAAGCGTCAG AGCGGAGGAGCTTCGAGTTCCTTTTGAAAGGTTTGGCCCTGTCCGCGATGTTTACATTCCAAAGGACTATTACTCTGG GGAGCCTCGAGGATTTGCCTTTGTGGAGTTTGTTGACCCTTATGATGCCTCTGAAGCCCAGTATCACATGAATCGCCAAGTTTTCTTTGGCCGGGAGATAGCTGTTGTTCTTGCTGCTGAGTCGCGAAAGAGGCCAGAGGAAATGCGCAGCAGAGCTAGAGTCAG AGGTTACTCTGGTCATGAAGGTCGCCGATCTTCATATTATG GGCGGTCTCGGTCCCGTTCCCGCTCTCCTCGCTATAGGGGCCGTCCTCGGTCAAG ATCATACTCTCCTGCTCCAAGGCGGCGAGATGACTACTCAGCTTCTCCAAGGAGAAAGGAAGCGCATCGCACATCTCCTCCCAGGCGCCCGCCAAAGGAGCATGACGAAGATAAGAAGCGGAGGTCCTACTCTCCTGCCAGTAGAGATGATGCTGACAATGGTTATGAGAA GAGGTCGCCCCCAGCAGACAGTAATGGGTCCCCTCCGCACCGCAGGTCCCCCAAGGAGGAGTACTCAGGCTCACCTCCCGGATCCCGCTCCAGGTCCGCCGACGAATCTCCTGTTCGCAGTGACTGA